The region TCTACACCCACAACACCAACTTCTTCATTTTCATTCCAAACTCATCATCATCAACAGCTTCACTCACCAACTCATCATCATCCACACACACCTAACTCTGCTGCTTCTCATCATATTGCTGCTGGTGCTAACGCTTCTTCTACGCCACCGCCTTTATCTCCTCTGTCGTCACCTTCCACAACACCTTGCACCACAAGTTTCCCTACATTGCCTCTTTTCGACTTCAACTTACCGCGAACACCTCCAATCCTTCAAACTCCGATGCGATTCAAACGCTTCTCCTCGTCACCCAATATTCCTACTCTCGGAAATAACTCGACTATGAATAATAACCACCCACAGCATTATTCAATGCCCTTATCCCCACTGCAACATGCTACTTCTCCGATGGGCGGTCATCATCAGATACCAAATTGTTATGCAAGCTTGATGAACGGGGGCAGTGGTGATTTTCATAGTGAGATGCAAAAGGAGAATCAAGAAATGTGTTCGCTTTTAGCTGCGGTTACTCAGCAGGAGCTCCCTTCAAACCAATATTTATCGCCGACGAGTAATCAGAATAGGAGTATGGGGATCGGTATTGCTACTCCAGGGAATAGCAGTAAGTATGGTAGAAGAGTTAATAAGAAGAAAATTGGTAGTTCTATTAAAGATAAGGTTAATGGAAAACTGGGATTTTCATTGGAAGATCTTTTTCAAGAGGCTAAGGTATTTAATGAATGTGGACAGACTTCTACAGAACAGAACAATATGGTTTTTCAAGAACAGAAACAACCGAAAATGTACATTTCTGAAGGATATGCCACTCATTGGGATCAATCAAATTCTTTTGATTTATCACCAGGTTAGTAATTATATCACCTTCGCATCTTCTTGTTCCTCGATTTAGTAATTCTAATTGCAGCAGCGATATTTCTGTTTCTTGATCTGAAACAGGATATGATCCGAAACTTGAAGTTGGAGACCAGCTGAGTGAAATGCCTGAAGACTTGACCAAGGTTTTGAACAACCTTCCATCGTCGATGCAGCCCGAGTTGTATAGCGACAGTGCGGATATATCCAACGGCCAATCTTCAGTGGTAACAGATGATAACATCGGATTTGAAATGCAGCAGATAGCTTCGTTGTTTCCCCCAGCAGAACACGGCAGGAACCTCGGCCCTTGCTCCTGGGACAACCTGCCAGGAATCTGCTAAGAGTGGTTGAGACAATGAAGTGAGATTGCTAtcaagagagaaagagagaaaagaaaaaaacacaaGGCTTTTGAGTTAATGGGGTAtttgtctttttaatttatttatttttcttttttttttgtattgaaCATGAATGGGGTCTGTTTGTTCTAGCAATGATGCTTTTGCTTTTTCCAAAAGTATTTGCTCTTTGCTTTTCTACTATTTATATATCTACAAtatatgatgatgatgatgatgatgattttaGACTGGGTTATATCTAATCATATATAAGCATATACATGGTCagctaaataaataaataataccatcaccaaatattatttatttgtataacTTTGTAATGTTAATGAAATCTTTCTGTTTTGCTCTTGTTCACTGCAGCAAAACATAGTTGGTTTCATAAATTTAGCTATGAATCTCAAAAACTCTGATTCATTCTTCCGAAACCTGTCATATTCCTACAGAGCTCAGTTACAGTACTACAGTATCAGTATACACATAACACACATTCTCTTATAAACACAACCGATAATCCACCAATATATAACAGAAACTGGAAATTATTAGCGGCAATTAGCTTCTTTTATGATACGCGCTCATCGTCATCCATCACCAGCTATCAAGCAAGTCTGGTGATTCAGATCAGAGGGAAATGCATCCAATAGCGGCATCATTGTTCATATTCCACATCCATGAAGGAAGTGTTGCGAGTATATTACACGACAAAAGATTGCAACCAGTGAAGTAATGCACTAGACTCCTAAGATCAACTAATATATAATTTGCTTATTTAGAATTAGATATGAAGCAAGCAACACATATTTACGGCATAGAATATGTAGCAGTCACACATCCAGAATTTAGAAGGCAGTATCAATAAGTTATATAGAATTAAATATGACGAAAGCGACAAATATTTACGGCACAGAATAAATAGCAGTCACACATCGGGACTTTTAAAGGAAATATCATTAAGTTTTATCCATGTAAGAGCAGAAGGCGAAGAATTTACATCTGTCCATTGCCATCTCAAACTTTTAATGGCACAACTTCAGCATGATTGCAACTCGAATGATGCTCCGAATGTGTTCTCCCCACTATAGGTCATGTACAGGAAGCCATCCTCATCTTTGTTTTCCTCATAAATTGCTGACATCATGGCAGCTGCAGTCACAGAATCCATAGACAATCAACTAACTTGAAAACGAATAAAATTATGCTACAGAAGTTGATAGcatgtataaatttaaaaagtaaattctTCTCACCAGTAGGAGGCAAAATGTTCTTGACAAAGATGAATATTGCCTTCTCAGCACTGAGCTTTATTCTTTTCCGAACCACATAAACAAACTGACCGACAGTGAGATCAGCCGGAACCAGGTATCTGCATCAAAAATCATTAGAGATCCAGATTATAAAATGTTTCCACTgaacaaaataatattagaaCTAAAAGATATGCAGATATTTCTAACTTCTTTTTGTCAATGTCAGGTATGTCGCTTCTTTCAGCCCTCTCCACAATAACCTACATAGCaattaagaaaaatgttaagataTAAATCCCATAAAGAAAcactttgttaaaaaaaatgtgatttcATACCGGAATTCTGTCAGGATATTTCTCCCTAATTCGAGCTGATTCTGCCTGCCTCCTTTCTGCCATGAATTTAagaggaaagagaaaataatCAGTCATAAGTCACAACAGATAATAAGTTAATGAAAGAATATGGAAGCATGTGGAGATTGGATTGCTTCTTGTTATGATGTAAATGTGAAATAGAGTCCTATGCGCAAGTGCGTGTTTTATTTCAGTGATGGAAATTAGACTCATCATTCAAAATGCAAATACTGAGCAGATAATAGATAATAAACCATGGTACATAGCTTAAACTTAATCTTCTACTTCTTTCAAAAATATAGTATTAAATCTTTATTTACGGTTACTTGTGACATGAAAATATTATGATGTAAGCCGAAAGTAGATTAGCTTTGAGCATAACACTTGATTGTAGGATTTATTTATTGACcaattttaacaaaatacaGCTGCCTCTCTTATATTGAATATTCAATAAGTATATCATTATATTAATAACAAATATTCAAGAAACCAACTTTCTTCGACTATGAATAACTAATAAATCTATTATGTAGTTACAAGTAAAAGTTCAGAAATGTctttgaaaatattaattattatagagaattttataaaataaatcagaGACTAAATTAGTAAATCACTTTTAAAACTGAAATGCCATGATAAAAGAAACCCTAAAAACCAAGAAAATTTCAACTTTCACTTCTATATACTATTGCTGGATTTCTTTTTTCCTTATAAGTTAAGCCAGACAACAAAATTTGCATCCTATCCTATCAATTGATTACTATAAATCTTGAAATGGAAAATGCAAACCATAATTTTGTAAAGTGATAGGGAACTATGTTAGCTCAATTTCAACCCTTATAAAACAACAAATGCACATTGCAAGCAGTTTTTTTAAACAATCATACTAATAATCACTAAGAAATTGCTGAAAAAACCTAAATCAATAATTTCACATACTGCAACCATATCTATAACTTCTCCATAAATCTAAATTAGTCCAATCACTAGATAGATCATATCAATACTAAGATGAACAGAAAtccacaaataattatcaaaatagctTTAAAAATACcctcttttaaaaaataataattaatgatatCAGATATGCACAACAAAAAATGATCTCTAACAATACAATCTTTGACAAAACTAAGAGAACCCCAGatcatcatttttaaaattgaaaacaaaaacaaacaaaaaataaacgaTCAGCAAGTGATTAGATGagtaattaagaattaaaagagattaaaaaaaagggaaaagagAAACAACCGAGAGGGTGTTCTAGCTTGAAGGAGCTTTTGGCCATGGCTATGGAATCGCTTGCTTGTATTGATCACTGACAGCTGACTCTGTATTTTAGAAGAGAATCAAGCttgtgttctttttttttttttgagagaaaaaaagattatttaaC is a window of Mercurialis annua linkage group LG2, ddMerAnnu1.2, whole genome shotgun sequence DNA encoding:
- the LOC126666717 gene encoding autophagy-related protein 8C-like, producing the protein MAKSSFKLEHPLERRQAESARIREKYPDRIPVIVERAERSDIPDIDKKKYLVPADLTVGQFVYVVRKRIKLSAEKAIFIFVKNILPPTAAMMSAIYEENKDEDGFLYMTYSGENTFGASFELQSC
- the LOC126666716 gene encoding transcription factor MYB120-like, whose product is MMMISTTNNVNDGGGSSGSGNGGSGDVTIADLHDPMHHHNNGGKLNGNGNGNGSSGGDNDAHLKKGPWTAEEDAILVEYVRKHGEGNWNAVQRHSGLARCGKSCRLRWANHLRPNLKKGAFSPDEERLIVELHAKFGNKWARMASLLPGRTDNEIKNYWNTRVKRHQRQGLPLYPPDIQPQHPPSPHFHHHHHHGHHHHNGNKSPSISIPTTPTSSFTFQTHHFQSPNQNHHHHLHNHHSLPNSATPPPLSPTTTSNNSFPTLPLFDFSQSHHNFHLNHTNPNSNSHSTPTTPTSSFSFQTHHHQQLHSPTHHHPHTPNSAASHHIAAGANASSTPPPLSPLSSPSTTPCTTSFPTLPLFDFNLPRTPPILQTPMRFKRFSSSPNIPTLGNNSTMNNNHPQHYSMPLSPLQHATSPMGGHHQIPNCYASLMNGGSGDFHSEMQKENQEMCSLLAAVTQQELPSNQYLSPTSNQNRSMGIGIATPGNSSKYGRRVNKKKIGSSIKDKVNGKLGFSLEDLFQEAKVFNECGQTSTEQNNMVFQEQKQPKMYISEGYATHWDQSNSFDLSPGYDPKLEVGDQLSEMPEDLTKVLNNLPSSMQPELYSDSADISNGQSSVVTDDNIGFEMQQIASLFPPAEHGRNLGPCSWDNLPGIC